One window from the genome of Salvia miltiorrhiza cultivar Shanhuang (shh) chromosome 7, IMPLAD_Smil_shh, whole genome shotgun sequence encodes:
- the LOC130993481 gene encoding uncharacterized protein LOC130993481 has protein sequence MEAIRRPLAKSSLVALFFVVLTLGAFICTRYLDSSAALMDTNSPQRPVFTPEVVGSGSTQNLQTAPKPINIPLNCSLGERSRTCPANYYPSQILAEAKHHSSSPPPSCPDYFRWIYDDLWPWRETGITREMVMSASRTANFRLVVVDGKAYVERYRKSFQSRDTFTLWGILQLLRRYPGKLPDLDLMFDCVDWPIIKKDTFRAPKYPAPPPLFRYCGNDSTLDIVFPDWSFWGWPEINIKPWEALSKDLKEGNTRTRWRDREPYAYWKGNPVVAATRMDLLKCNVSEKQDWNARVYAQDWGQEQKQGYKQSDLASQCIHRFKIYIEGSAWSVSEKYILACDSVTLLVKPIYYDFFTRSLMPLKHYWPVKDEDKCRSIKHAVEWGNSHQEEAQAIGKAASSFIQDELKMDFVYDYMFHLLSEYAKLLKYKPTVPEKAFELCSELMACPAKGNEKKFMTDSVVGPALTEPCAMPPPYDPASLHSVIETKDDGMKQVDTWEREYWQSHNKQM, from the exons ATGGAGGCGATCCGGCGGCCGTTGGCGAAATCGTCGCTGGTGGCGCTCTTCTTCGTCGTCCTCACTCTCGGCGCCTTCATTTGCACGCGCTATCTCGACTCCTCTGCCGCC TTGATGGATACAAATTCCCCTCAAAGACCAGTGTTTACACCGGAAGTAGTCGGTTCTGGTTCGACTCAAAATCTCCAGACTGCTCCCAAGCCCATAAACATCCCATTAAACTGTTCATTGGGTGAACGTTCTAGAACCTGCCCTGCCAATTACTACCCGTCCCAGATTTTAGCTGAAGCTAAACACCATTCGTCTTCGCCACCCCCATCTTGTCCGGATTACTTCCGTTGGATCTATGATGATCTGTGGCCGTGGAGGGAGACAGGTATTACTAGAGAGATGGTGATGAGTGCCAGTCGGACAGCAAATTTCCGACTGGTAGTAGTAGACGGGAAAGCATACGTGGAAAGATACAGAAAATCGTTTCAGAGCAGAGATACTTTCACACTATGGGGGATCTTACAGTTGCTGAGGCGGTATCCAGGCAAACTCCCTGACTTGGACCTCATGTTCGATTGTGTTGATTGGCCAATCATCAAGAAGGACACTTTCCGCGCTCCCAAATACCCCGCCCCTCCTCCACTGTTCCGATACTGTGGCAATGACTCCACACTGGACATTGTGTTTCCAGACTGGTCCTTTTGGGGCTG GCCCGAGATCAATATAAAGCCGTGGGAGGCATTGTCTAAGGACTTGAAAGAGGGGAATACGAGGACTCGATGGAGAGATAGGGAGCCATATGCTTACTGGAAGGGTAATCCAGTTGTAGCTGCCACAAGGATGGACTTACTCAAGTGTAATGTATCGGAGAAACAGGACTGGAATGCTCGTGTCTACGCTCAG GACTGGGGGCAGGAACAGAAGCAGGGTTACAAACAATCAGATTTAGCAAGCCAATGCATTCACAG ATTCAAAATCTATATTGAAGGATCGGCATGGTCTGTGAGTGAGAAGTACATTCTGGCATGTGATTCTGTTACACTGCTCGTGAAGCCTATTTACTACGACTTCTTCACGAGAAGCTTGATGCCCTTAAAACATTACTGGCCGGTTAAGGACGAGGACAAGTGCAGATCCATTAAACACGCAGTGGAGTGGGGAAATAGCCATCAGGAAGAG GCACAGGCCATTGGCAAGGCTGCAAGCAGTTTCATCCAAGACGAACTGAAGATGGATTTTGTTTACGACTACATGTTCCATCTGTTGAGCGAGTACGCTAAGCTCTTAAAATACAAGCCCACCGTACCTGAGAAAGCCTTTGAACTTTGCTCGGAGCTGATGGCGTGTCCTGCAAAGGGAAATGAGAAGAAATTCATGACTGATTCAGTGGTAGGTCCTGCCTTGACAGAGCCATGCGCCATGCCTCCGCCGTATGACCCTGCTTCTCTTCATTCTGTTATTGAAACGAAAGATGATGGTATGAAGCAAGTAGACACTTGGGAAAGAGAATACTGGCAGAGTCATAATAAGCAAATGTAG